CGCTGTGGGAAGGATACCAAGCAATGAAAGGTGCCGTTTGATTCAAGGTCGCacataaattctttttaaactGGAACAAGGGCGGACAAACCCACTCCGTCCACATAAACGTGCACAGATTCCCTTTCATTTACTTTTAAGGTCTTAGGTATGACAATGGATTTCAGAACTATGAAAGGCGTATTATTTTCGAGGTCAGGGTTTCAGCTAAGGAagtattttttcctctcttttctctcatttcctTGAAAGCGAAAAGAGGATTCTTTTGAGTCGATAAGCCTAATTTCACCCTATGATTTTAATCCAGGACAATTCTGTGGTCACGCTGCTGGTTCTTCCCACTTCCTTCAGTTTGTAAATTGAATGATGGCAGATTTTATCGGGATAAATTGTTGAGCAACGAACACCCGACAGCCGGAACTCAGTCAACCACggaaagcaaaaataagaaaatctaAGGATTTGTTTCACGGAAGTGATTGAAACTAACTTCACTCACGTGTTGGAAACGTGTGTAACATTTCACTGAACACATTCACGTGCTGCTGTTGGATTTATTTCCAGATTACCGATGATGTTCCATCGATCTACCTACGTCTacataagaaatttttcgaatttttaagaTCTTGAGAAGAATAGTCAGCAAAAGTTGTTGTCGTAAAATTTAAACAGCTGTTGAATGCGGAAAATAGTGTAAAGTAAAAGGAAACAGTGTTACTTATAAAATACTTATAAAAGTTTTACGTTTGATTTTCAACATAACTACACCACagagttgaaatttttattttttttttgcttcgcgTATTAACTTCAATACTAGAGTTGATTGAGGGAGACACTAAACAAAACCACCTTTTAAGGGGACACCGTgtgaaattctcgaaaaagtCATTCgaacaaggagaaaaatgaaaatattaagCAATTCGATAGTACCGGTTGAATCTATCTATTTTTGGTAAAGTAAGCATAAGTCTGTACTTGTCAAACACTAAAACACAAAAGGTATAAAAAatatggagagaaaaaaatggtggagCATCTCGAATCCGTAATTTGTTGTTTACTGTGGCTAAGACAGGTACTAGTGAGGCTACCACATCTAAAGTTAGCAAAGCACTTCTAgggattttctcaaaatctaaAAAGGTACAAAAAGCACACAAAAAGAGTACAGTTGTAACAGCGCAGCACGAAGAAGTGATACTAGCATATTAGGTTGCTGAAACATCtatctttaaaaataaaataataaaataaataacaaataataaaatacccctttaaaaaactggaaaattcaaaggagGAGCGTCGAAAGCAGACGAGAGAGGGCTGCATGACGGAGCGTAAGTTCTGAGGACTAAAAGGTTTTGATCATCTTCATCTCGTTAAGCAAACAGAGTACAGAATACCGCATTATCTATAGGATTACCCTATATATTGACATCGAGACTGGGGTTGGGATGGCTGCAAAAAGAGGAacgaagaagtgaagaaattttttactCATCGTAAGCAAGAAAGAAGATGGACAGGTAGGTAATGTTGTGAAGTGTCGAGGCCACTTGCGCTCATTTGCATTTTCCGAAAAGACGATTGAGGCAAGCGAAACGAGTCTCTGCCGTAGCCCTCCGCGTCGCCTTTCGTGCACCCGCCTGACTATTCCGTCACTCTACTGTATTCAGTCGCATCGCACACTGGCGCTCATAAAAACCAGCCACGAATCAAGCGGCGGATGGATCGCACATTACCTTCGGACTTGTTGCACGACGTTTCGCTTCCagtgaaaaaagtgggaaagaGCGAGTAAAATATTTGAACACATGCAATCCAAAAACCTGCACGGTACACCAGTTCACATATCCCTaaaatcttttgaagaaaaaaaaactgctcgaAAAATGAGTAACCACGAGATTAATTAATTGTCTTTGTTGTGAGTATCACCAACCACTATTCTACCAAACCTGGATAGATAGCCCCAAACACTTGGCATAGTGTTGAAGGTCCCCAATCcctttaaattattaatttatgttctatataaataaaagattacaacagaaacaaaaatacaagCGATAGCGATTATATTGTGAATACTAATAACAATCTCccgaaaaaaacagaaaaagcttTAAATTTTAAAGGGAGTGTGAGTGGatcgaaaaaacaaaatcggaaatattttttattgctgaTGACTCGTAGAAGCTCAGATATCTAATAAGGAaacaattttgtttcttcgcaGGTCAATCCTCTAACTCTTTCtctcagaaaaataaatgaaatatgacAATTAGATCCGTTGACTTTATCTGACCCCAACAGTTCTCCCATAAACctgcaaaaacacaaaaaaaaatcttttaaagtACTTTTCTCCTTGATAGGTGGTCTAGAGTCCTCAGAAACCTCTTTGTAACGTGTTCTCTGTATCATCGAAATTTATCAAACTCGAGAtttcaataaaagaaaaaaaccacacgTTAGACGAGTCTTCAAGGTTGACAGAAGTGTTAAAAGCGATTGAACACACAGAAAAACCATGATGATTAAGTAAATAAGCgagcaataaataaacaaagccATAAGCAAAGGAACGTTCTAAAAATACATATTTCTTGACGCTCACATAGGGCgtgatctcaaaaaaaaacgaagttcGAGAAATCCTTCCCAATCCAGGCGTTTTTCCTGCTTGACATTTCACACTGTTCTCCTCCACAAATTGCTTCTCGAGAACGCAAACACGCTCAACCCCGCTAAATCACGAGAAGAAACTGGCCACAACGTGGATTTATCCAGAATTCTACGGCACTTTTTCCGGCTGAGAACGGGTTGTCTGCGTGTTGTTGTGCTGTTCAATGGACACACACTTGCGCATCACACTCGCACTCCTTAAGCGTAATGGCTGTATATTGTTCGGACACGGAACAAGTGTCTCTGCGATCAGAGGACTCAAACACGGCATACTCCAGAACGAATAGCAACACGGCCATGAGGCCATTGGCTGGATTCATGGCATAAAATATGTTCTGACGAACTCCTTCTACTGAATCTACTGAATCTTCTACTGAATCAGTACGGAAAAATCACCACTTACCTACCAACCAAAAGAGTTCTCTCTAATTAACGTCAAGggataaacaagaaaaaataattcatgAAAAAGGTAACTGGAATTACAGCAGCACAACTAAGTGGCGACGGCTAATCAGAGGCTTCAATAAATATTCCTATCTACGTAGAGAAGACAGAGAAGAGAAAGTTAGATACACGGTTGCAAGTGTTATACCGAATCTTTCATTAtgtaatttatttactatttatttatctagtTTATATGATATTATTTCGTCAACACTTCGTACCTCCGTTATTTTGCTCGCCTTATTCATGACTCTTTTAAGATAATCAAGATAGCAAAGGATAAAtgtgataaaaataagatagCACAAATAAATCTAGTGTAAGTAGCAgatgtaacaaaaaaataagcttTCCTTTCAGCGTATGCCTATATATTCTTGTATATCTTTGAGGTCCCATAGCAACAATAATTGGTCTCTAACTGTTGCataatattctcaaaatgttctCACTGTCCCGAGAAAAAATCCTCCGAAAACGAACCTATTGTTTTAGATACTCGCCCCGATGGGGTCATCCGGAAGTGAATGTCTGCATAATCCGACACGAAGAGCTCGACTCGTTTGCTCAGCATCGCCTCGCATGCGGCGAGAAGTGCGGTCGAACACAGTGGACTAATCCGCGCGTTTGCGGCTCGGATTTACCGAGCAAGTCGTCAGCCGCAACCGCCACCCTCATACAGTCTAATGACTGAATGGGCTGGCGATCAGTGCAGATGAAACCTCTTTCCCCGCTGTTCTGGAGAATTCGCGGAGGCGCATATGATTGCATATAACTCAATTATCAGATATTAGTGGCACTAAAGTACTGTACAAGAAAATTGAGATGTGGATGTGCGTTAAACAAACAGATTTTATACGAAAGAACATCTATGTGCAATATCCGCGCACGATAGATCAATACACATAGTTTTCAGTTCTTATCTATTATGTCTGTGCGCTTTCGCGCTCATATTTATACAAATCTGAACATCCTTCAACCAGATCAAACTTCTTGTAGTGTTTCCTTCAGTGGCTTTCATTGATCAACAGGGATTAAAAATaatgacattttttcttgtaaaacgAAATCTGCATTCTTCTAACGacgctttttttgttcttttttttctttgggaatttaagctttttttcttcagggaTTCTTTAATAATTGAATACTTGACTTCATAGCTttgttcttaaaggcatcaccacacgaatctgggttggtgcggatttcaggtggagagttcctatacggggccgtagattatgaagagaagggtgatttcgtccatttctttctaattgccgtaaaaaacggcccggaagatattactattttctattttctacgagttcgattgtagcgcgccagccttgtgcaggcgccgcatcttccgggccatttttccgtaccaccttagattcgtggggtgatgcctttaagctataAGGTGGCAAACTTAACTTTGATCAATAATCACACTGCTAGTAAATATGAGTTAGTAGGTATACTAATGCTAAAAAGTATcactatttattgttttatcaTTACTCTACAGCATatgacaatttttcttctattcgtAGTGATTCAGTCATTTTTGACGCGCTAACGATGAAACGCTCAAAATAGCATTTAGATCTTCACTACTTTTCTGTTCGATTTGAAGAACTCAGATGCAGGTGTTCATAAACACAGCAGTTTGTGGAGATGATGCTTATGATTCGAAGACGTCAAATTGCAAGCATAACTGGATGTGAACTGAGTTCAAGCGCTAAAAGAAGTTCCAGAAGAACTATAATTCACTGAAATGGCTGTTTCAAAACATTTACATGCAGTGCGGAAGGGCAATGACTGCTGCACGTTTGGAAgtagtttctttgttttcttttttctagaagaaaaaagggttTTCTGTGACACTTTCTGGCAGGCGATGAAAAGTAGACCTATTATTTCTACAATGACAATTCCGAATGCAAAAAGTCATGGGTAGACCATGAGAAACATAACATCGCAGCCAAACGGAAAATTCACTGTCTTAAAACACTGCTCTGGATTTGATGGGATCAGCAAGGAGTTACGTACTACGATCTTCGGAAACCAAATGAAGCTTTTTCTGCAGATGCCTACAAACATCAAATGAAAGAGTTAAACGAGAGATTGTTGCGAAAAAGACCAACGGTAGCCGGTAACACCCGCAAACTCATTCTTTTAGAGGATAACGCTGGGCCACACGTTGCAAAAACTGTGAAGGGAACAATGTTGCAGCTTGGATGGGATCCTTTCACCCAACGTACTCACAGGACATGCCGCCTTCTGATTACCACTAGAACTTTATTCCACTATCAGAACCCGTCACTTTCGATTCAGATCCATCTGTTCGATACAGCACGGCCTACTTGTTCGAGAACGGCTTCTTCTTGGTATAGTATTGCCAAATTGCCAAAAATATAGGGAAAAGTTAGAGAAAATAATAGAGAATACTCCGATTGAATTGTCttgctccaatttttttttacaataaatatgtttttaacgaaaaaaatagatcaaaATTAACTTCATCACGAAATAATGCAGGTAGAACGAAATGACCCTCCTCGACGTTCAAAACTCTACCTAACTGGTTTCCCTGATAATACGACAAATGCAacgattatttcaaattttggcTTTGGAGTGAGTTTGCTGACATTCTGGTCTAAGTTGATATGAAACACAGGTGTTTTCTTGTACTTTTCTGGAGTTGGAAAAAGGATGTCGCGTTCAAATTGCTCACCTTCGGAAACGGAAGAATGCAACAAGAAACCTGAAGGCTACGTGCGAAAAAAAGCCTCATTCACTCTGTGAGATTTGAGCGGTATTGTATTTGAtcatatatttttcttatttctcttcaTGGCGCACcatcatgcgtgtttccaacTAAATCGTTTTTAGAAATAGACGTTAGCGTTAATTTACGCTGCTCTTGTGGAGATCAGAAAGAAAGGGACCTCATACTTCTTACATACTTCAttgtgtgttcttttttttgtatagaaACAGTGTATCACAATTTTGACGTGGCGCGGAGTGTTCGGGAAAAAGATTGCGGAACTCAGCATGGTTTGCCGCATCTTCTCCTGATCGTAgtaaaaaacgtaaaaaaaaatgtaaacgtTCCTGTCCACTCTGCAGCCTTCATTAATTTTACTCGAATAAGCCGCTGAGAAGACCACACCGATCATCGATAGCTCGTttgtggacgcggcgcgtgcagaagggtGACGCGTTGTGAATGAAATCATCgtaacaaaaatgtttttacaCTTGCACTCCGTTTTTACGCCAATCAGGGaaggataataataatgttgaGCCATGTTGAGGTCTACTATCAGAACCCTTCACTTTCGTTGTGAGTTCGCAGCACATTGAAATCGTGatctgctgcctttaatgctcTGCCGAACAGAATTCTACCTATTAACTGAGACTTTTCTTGCGTAGTTAAACGAAACTAGAATAATTCTCGTCGGGAGAAGGTTCTGAATAATCTTGAAtaccatgctatataataagaGGATTATTCTGTCACATATGGTATGTGTATATGTTTAGGAAAAACAATAaagctgagaaggaaaaacacaATGACATAGGATGAGCCGCATCCAATGGCTAATAGTGGACTTGCGTAGGAATCAGTGAGATGGGTTGAGACGTGTCCACGACACCAAATAAGTGCGGTGGCGCCAGAGAGCGGAAAAATGGGTCCCATGACGGATAGGTGTACCCACGCCAGGAAGCAGTGAGATGGAGTTAGACGGGTGAGCCTGCGCAAGACAGGAGCGCCAGCGCCAAAATGCAGACAAACGAATCCGATGGCGTCCATACAGTTTGCCGACGCCAGAGAACAGTGAGATGAAGTGAGGCACATCCCATGATGTTAAGAAGACGTGCAGCTTTGGAAAATAAACATCTGAATGCAAGGAATGCAAGGAAACTGTGGAACAGCTCCAACTTTGTTATGCCGCGGCGCAAGGATGCCTGACCAATAAAGCTAGTGATTCACTGGAACTAGGATGTGTGTCGAAGGAATTGGAAAAAGGCATACGGAAAGTCATCCATGGCTAGGATATTCCAGATCTTCCCTCGTTTTCCTTTCTCCCGTCGTAATTGCCATATCTTGTGCTCAGAATAAGTGCCCACATCCACTCAGATGCTcgaaggcatcaacccacgaatctgtggtatggattttcgttggattatgcctatatcgggtcgattatgaatacaggggtggctccgctcatctttccctgcatcactgtaaacaggcggcttcggaatgccgttccttacgacgtcctctattgcaacgcgccacctttgcaccgcgccccgcccccgcctgcgattcgtccgaatgagTTTTCGAATCGCAAGAGGGAGGGGGGCGTGGagatgatgccttcaaatacTGTTTGGCAGTTAACATAACCAAATGTATTCCTTTACAATAGCTATTTAAGTATGGTTCTGGCGATATCGTTCATACCATCCTTCAAAACCCAGCttagaagagagaaaaagaggaagtttTGCTCAGTGCATTGAATACTTTGATAAATTGTATTACTATCAAGGAATTACGGATATACTTCCAAGTTCAAGTTGTAGCTGAATTTATCTTTttagaattgaaaagaaaaggaacaaagtcactggcgtcgcaatccacttgggatacTCCAGCACGCTTTACTGggattcgtaatcgttgatgttttggaacgcgtgttggcctataccaTCACTTGCGGCGCTAGCTGTATCTGACCCAAATCACTGttttatcctaccagacaagtctgataccgatttatcgaccccggagggacgaaaggcttggtgagcaccagggcggattcgagccATCGACCGCGcagctacagcggacctctaaccgtcTGCGCTACAATCGTCCCAACCAGTATTATACTACTGACATTTCCAACGAAAATACTGCAAATGTTTCATTAGAAGAAACACCTCtggaaaaaactaaattatttATGACAGTGACAGTTTTGATTCTGTCATAGATATTCACGAAGAGTGCTCTATGATTCCCATAAAATTCTCAGCGTCTGGAAGTCCGGCACCAGCTTGAACTTTCGAAATTGTATTACAGGAGAGACAAATACAGGATTGAGTTTCAGATAAGTTGgttgaaaatttcccaaaaatttgaattgattttatttaatagCTACGATTTTCTACATGTTCGTACAATCCAAAAAATGACTTATCCAAATAGTAGGAAATGTGCATGAAAGCATGAGAAATCCATCGTAGAATCGGGCATCGTTAACTTCAATTTCAATAATATctcataaataaaaagaagaagaccaAGGAGAGCTATGTGTAGCAGTTTATGAGCTCTTCTAAATGGATAATACAGCAGTGTTTATAAATACAAATCGGGTAAGCCGAGAAATTGACCATTCAGATTTTTGAGCGTCTAAAAAAGCCTGAATGAGGCTATGGGAAGTGATTTAGGACCTGCATGAAGCAGGTAGAAGCATGAAATaacaaacttttcaaaacatGGAAGAGTTGAAGGGGTCACTAAGGTGCTATACTTCGCTTATCAAAGTTTAATAGTTAGTTCTTTGTGTTTTCCTGGTTGTCGAAAACATGTTTCTCTGCTCGCCCACTTATCACCAGCATATTTTAGAGGCATACCATTCCCAATTCACCAGTCTTCCTGATGTGCAGTTGGTTGACTGTGGCACTCTTGGCACTCTTCGTCTTACAATTCGCAGTGTGCCTCTTCCAAGAAGAGCAGTCCGAGGTTGATTATGTAGAAGTTGAGATTAATGAAGAAGTTAGTAATAATCTTTGCCTCCCACTAATACTGCTTTTAGAAGTGACATGATCTTTTTTAGTCGTGCGGAGAGCTAAGTCTTTCTCCTCAAGCTTTTGTGGCATTAATCAAGTGGAATTATGACGAACAGAGGGACAAAGGATGTCATAAAAATTCGATAGATGTTAAGTACTCTTCTTGGCACATCTTCAATGTGAATGTAAGCGGCGTGTTTCAGTTCCGCTTTACTGGAATAACTGAGTCTTTTAGACGACGTCATGTCTGAGATGGTACCAAACAGAAGCGATTGCGTGCACTCGGGGGCTTATGGGAGGCTCTGACTGGCTAGAAGTGAGTAGTGCGTAGCTGTCGAAAAGCTTTCATCCTCAATTCCAGCATGATAATTTAAGTACGCAATAAGGAAGTCGTTGCACGTTGATCCGAAGCTTCTCTTGTGTGCCGCTTACGTGTGTTTGGGGAAAGATCTCGCTCCGTTTCTCACCACATCAACCACGACAAGTACTACTCTTTCCCCCACCACCCTGAACGACTCCACAGCTGCTGTCACGTTCTACTATGAATCAGACGCAATGCTCGATTGGCTTGAGCAGTCCTTCAACGAGACCATAGAGCGGCTCAGACAAGAAAACGAAGGTGAGATTGTGACGAGGAATGACGAGGAGCAAATGGATGTTTTGTTCCAGAACGAAAGGTTCTTATGTGGATGCTGGTCACCAGTTCTGTGTTATTCGCTTTTTTCGCGATTGTTGCTGCGTACGACAGCTTTGCTATAATACTGAGGAGAAAACAACCGTAGCAATTCGACCACCACAAGAACTGAGGCGTGGCGTTTTAATACAAAAGTTGTATATCTTATTATTCTTGCACATAAACAGTTAACTTCAAAACGAAGCACTAATAAATGTTTTAATTGCTTGTGAACTATGGATAGAGATGTTTTCTGACTCAGAAAATCGGCGTACCATGAGAACAGTTCCCTCTTGTGGGAGAGGTTCAGCTCCCTCATAATGGAGCTGGAAAACAATGAGTGAAACCTACTGAGTTCAGTACGAACAATGCCGCGCTTGCATCCTATATAACACTCGTCCTGGGATCGACAAATACGTTGAAAACGAAACCACCAACACCTCTGTCAAACGGCGTTGTCCCAcattatttgattttgttaTTTCTGATTATTTGACTTCTTGGGGGAAATTCGGTGAAGTGGCACTTTATTGTGAGACCGAGAGCAGATCGTAGATCACCATATTCAATCTCACACTTACTTATTCACTGGAAAAATCATGGAactgcaaaaaagcaaaagaaaaaataaagtagggCGATCTCAGCGAAGAATAACATGTAGTCGGGTAGAAAGACGTTTTCGCACAATTTCCTTAACTCACTATGTTCCttattagctttttttctcatttaaaaacCCAGTTCCTTCTCACAAATTACTAACAAATCATGGCCCAGtgcgaaaaacaaagaaaatgtatCTCTATTATTCTCCTCGCTTTTTCCGCTATGTCCTGGTTACAAACTGAGCCGCAGACTGGCAATACGACTACGTCAATCACGTTCGGACAGCAATTAAAAGGGGAAATTGTTTCCACAACTGGTTTCGTACGAAGTCAACAACGTTCCCCTCCCCCTGCGTTTACAAAGGGCAAAGTGATGTGAGCGAGATTGTAGTTGATGTACTTTTCCAATTCTGACTTCCTTACTTATCAAAGGAAAACGACTACGGTTAAATATGCAACGCGCTCACACCCTATGCCACAAGCATCAGTTTagcatcagtttttttttttcaaaaggctCTTTGATtaaacaactttttctcaacatttctgattgaatttttgaaggttATGCCATTTTTTCGCTGTGGCTGGTTTTTTAATATCTGAAAAACTAGTGCAAAATTTTTAACATCAACAACACTAAGTtatataatttcattttcagttcCTCATGTATTCACATTTTACAAACTAGATatgaaatgaatgagtgaacgaATGAGCGAGCGAAAGAGCGAACGAATGACTGAGtgaacgaacgaatgaatgaatgaatgaatgaatgaatgactgagtgaatgaatgaatgattga
The Necator americanus strain Aroian chromosome I, whole genome shotgun sequence genome window above contains:
- a CDS encoding hypothetical protein (NECATOR_CHRI.G2653.T1); this translates as MCSWLTVALLALFVLQFAVCLFQEEQSEVDYVEVEINEESCGELSLSPQAFVALIKWNYDEQRDKGCHKNSIDVKYSSWHIFNVNTTSCLRWYQTEAIACTRGLMGGSDWLEYAIRKSLHVDPKLLLCAAYVCLGKDLAPFLTTSTTTSTTLSPTTLNDSTAAVTFYYESDAMLDWLEQSFNETIERLRQENEERKVLMWMLVTSSVLFAFFAIVAAYDSFAIILRRKQP